A window of Synechococcus sp. WH 8109 genomic DNA:
CGCCTCCAGAAGATCCTTTATACCCAGATGCAGCGGGCGATGTTGGCCCAGATCAGCCCTGAGCAGGCCTTAACAGCTGCGGCGTCGGAATGGAACCGTTACGCCCGTTCGCGGTGGCCTGAGGTTGTCGGCAATTCTTAAAACAATCGGTAAACCGGCTGCGCGCCAGGGTGTTTGCGTCGGTGTTTAGGCCCTGACCAGTAAGGTTGCAGCTCGTTAAGGGTTTGATTCGGATGACGGGCGACCTGCCCTCACAACCCAAAGCGGCCATTCTTGTCGTTGATGACGAGGCTGCAGTCCGTCGTGTCCTGGTGATGCGCCTGCAGCTGTCGGGCTACCGCGTCATATGTGCTGAGGACGGTGAACAGGCCCTTGAAATGTTCCACAACGAGTCCCCCGATCTGGTGGTGCTCGATGTGATGCTGCCCAAGTTGGACGGCTTTGCAGTGTGCCGCCGCCTGCGGGCCGAATCTTGCGTGCCAATCATCTTCCTCTCTGCCGTTGAAGCCATTTCCGAGCGGGTGGCCGGTCTGGATCTTGGCGCTGATGACTATCTTCCTAAACCCTTCAGCCCCAAGGAACTCGAAGCCCGCATCGCCACGATTCTGCGCCGGGTGGGCCGGGGCAATGCAGTGGTTGAAAGCCGTGAATTGCCCACGGGGCAAGGCGTTTTGCGGCTCGGCGATTTGGTGGTGGACACCAACCGACGCCAGGTGACCCGTGGATCGGAGCGCATCAATCTCACTTACACGGAATTCAGCCTGTTGGAGTTGCTGTTTCGTGATCCCGGCCATGTCGTGCCCCGGGCCGAAATTTTGGAGCAGCTCTGGGGGTATCCCCCCCGTCGAGCCGCTGACCTACGCGTGGTGGATGTCTACGTGGCGCGCTTGCGCGGAAAGCTCGAGCCGGATCCCCGTAACCCTGAGCTGATCCTTACTGTGCGGGGCATTGGCTACGCCTCCCAGCGCATGGGCGAGGCATCTGCTGCCGGTT
This region includes:
- the rpaB gene encoding response regulator transcription factor RpaB — translated: MTGDLPSQPKAAILVVDDEAAVRRVLVMRLQLSGYRVICAEDGEQALEMFHNESPDLVVLDVMLPKLDGFAVCRRLRAESCVPIIFLSAVEAISERVAGLDLGADDYLPKPFSPKELEARIATILRRVGRGNAVVESRELPTGQGVLRLGDLVVDTNRRQVTRGSERINLTYTEFSLLELLFRDPGHVVPRAEILEQLWGYPPRRAADLRVVDVYVARLRGKLEPDPRNPELILTVRGIGYASQRMGEASAAG